AAGACCTACCGTGCCACCTTGCAGCTTGGCGTGCGTACCAGCACCGGCGACGCCGAGGGCGAGGTTTTGGAGCAGCGCCCGGTGGAGGTGGTGCCACAGCAGCTGCTGCAGGCCTGCATGCGCTTCATGGGGCCCATCCAGCAGGTGCCGCCGATGTATTCGGCACTCAAGCGCGATGGCCGTGCCTTGTACGAGTACGCTCGTGCCGGCATCGAGGTGGAGCGCGAGCCGCGCGAGGTGACGATCTTCAGCATCGAGGTGCTGAAATGGCAGGGCAGCTCGCTCGACATCGAGGTACGCTGCAGCAAGGGCACCTACATCCGCACGCTGGCCGAGGACATCGGCGAGGCGCTCGGCTGCGGTGCCCACCTGAGCGCGCTGCGCCGCACCGGCAGCGGCCCGGTGACCTTGCAGGGCGCCCGTACCCTGGCCGAGCTGGAGGCAATGAGCGAAGCCGAGCGCGACGCCTGCCTGCAGCCGGTGGACGCGCTGCTGGCCGACTGGCCGGTGCTGCGCCTGGAAGCCGAGGACGCCGGCCGCTTCCTGAGCGGCATGCGGCGGCGCACGGCGCATGCCGACGCCGAGCAGGTGCGCGTGTACGGCCCGCAGCCGGCTGCCTTCCTCGGCAGCGGCAGCGTGCGGGCCGGTGAACTGATTTCAACGCGGTTGTTGAGCCCGCTGGAGGTCCAAGGCCTCCTGAACGCTCAAGCATCACAGTGACTCGCCGATCGAGCACGTCTTCAAGAGCGAACTTATGAGCAAGCAAATCCGCAACATCGCCATCATCGCGCACGTCGACCATGGCAAGACGACGCTGGTCGACCAGCTGTTGCGTCAATCGGGCACCTTCCGCGACAACCAGCAGGTCAGCGAGCGTGTGATGGACAGCAACGACCTCGAACGCGAGCGCGGCATCACCATCCTGGCGAAGAACTGCGCGGTGAGCTGGCAGGGCACCCACATCAACATCGTCGACACCCCGGGGCACGCCGACTTCGGCGGCGAGGTGGAGCGCGTGCTGTCCATGGTGGACAGCGTGCTGCTGCTGGTGGACGCGGTCGAAGGCCCGATGCCCCAGACCCGTTTCGTGACGAAGAAGGCGCTGGCCCTGGGCCTGAAGCCGATCGTCGTGGTGAACAAGGTCGACCGTCCGGGCGCGCGCCCCGACTACGTCATCAACGCCACCTTCGACCTGTTCGACAAGCTGGGTGCGACCGAGGAACAGCTGGACTTCCCGGTGGTCTACGCCTCCGGCCTGAACGGCTGGGCGACGCTGGAGGAGGGCGCGGTCGGCACCGACCTGGCCCCGCTGTTCGACGCCATCCTGAAGCACGTGCCGCCGCACGAGGGTGACGAGAACGCGCCGCTGCAGCTGCAGATCTGCTCGCTCGACTATTCCACCTTCGTCGGCCGCATCGGCATCGGCCGCGTCAACAGCGGCACGCTCAAGCCGATGCAGGACGTGGCGATGTTCGCCGGCCCCGACAGCGCGCCGAAGAAGTGCCGCGTCAACCAGGTGCTGAAGTTCGAAGGCCTGGAGCGCCAGCAGGCCACCTCGGCCGGCCCCGGCGACATCGTGCTGATCAACGGCATCGAGGACATCGGCATCGGCGTGACGCTGACCAGCCTGGACGACCCGCGCCCGCTGCCGATGCTGACGGTGGATGAGCCGACGCTGACGATGAACTTCTGCGTCAACAACTCCCCGCTGGCGGGCCGGGAAGGCAAGTTCGTCACCAGCCGCCAGATCCGCGACCGGCTGGACCGCGAACTGCAGAGCAACGTCGCGCTGCGCGTGCGCGACACCGACGAAGACGGCGTCTTCGAGGTCTCCGGCCGCGGTGAACTGCACCTGACCATCCTGCTGGAGAACATGCGCCGCGAAGGCTACGAGCTGGCCGTCTCCAAGCCGCGCGTGGTCTTCCACGACGTGGACGGCGAGAAGCACGAGCCGATCGAGCTGGTCACGGCCGACGTCGAGGAACAGCACCAGGGCGGCGTGATGCAGGCGCTGGGTCTGCGCAAGGGCGAGCTGGTCAACATGGAGCCGGACGGCATGGGCCGCGTGCGCCTGGAGTACCGCATTCCGGCGCGGGGCCTGATCGGCTTCCAGAACGAGTTCCTGAACCTGACCCGCGGTACCGGCCTCATCAGCAACATCTTCGACGGCTACGAAGCGCACAAGGGCGACATCGAAGGCCGCAAGAACGGGGTGCTGATCAGCCAGGACGACGGCGAGATCGTGACCTACGCGCTCGGCAAGCTGGACGACCGCGGCCGCATGTTCGTGAAGGCCGGCGACCCGGTGTACGAAGGCATGATCGTCGGTATCCACAGCCGCGAGAACGACCTGGTGGTCAACGCCGTGCGTACCAAGCAGCTGACCAACTTCCGCGTCTCGGGCAAGGAAGATGCGATCAAGATCACCCCGCCGATCGAGCTGACGCTGGAGTATGCGGTCGAGTTCATCGAGGACGACGAGCTGGTCGAGATCACGCCCAAGTCCATCCGCCTGCGCAAGCGTTTCCTGAAGGAGCACGAGCGCAAGCGCGCCTCGCGCGACGCGGCCTGATCCCGTCGTGAGGCTCTTGTGAGGCTGACGCATGGCCAGGCAGCCTGGGCCATGGTGGGAGTCACGCTGCTGTGGAGCACCGCCGGCGTCGTGACCCGTCATCTCGAAGACGCACGCGCCTTCGAGATCACCTTCTGGCGCAGCTGCTTCAATGCCGCCTTCCTGCTGCTCGCCTTGCTGGCGCTGCGCGGGCGCGCCCTGTGGCGCGGCATGGCGGTGGGCGGCTGGCCGCTGTGGGTGTCCGGGCTCATGTGGGGGGTGATGTACACCTGCTTCATGGTGGCTCTGACGCTTACCACGGTGGCCAATGTGCTCATCACGATGGCGCTGTCGCCGCTGCTGACGGCGCTCATCGCCCGCTTCGTGCTGCACCACCGGCTGCCGGCCCGCACCTGGGGCGCCATCCTGGTGGCTGGCCTGGGCATCGGCTGGATGTACGGGCAGCAGCTGTCGGGCGGCGATGCCCGGCACCTGCTGGGCACCCTGGTGGCGCTGGCGGTGCCGGTGGCCTCGGCCATCAACTGGAGCGTGATCCAGCGCAGCGGCCGCCAGGCCGGGGGGGCGGGGCAGGACATGCTGCCTGCCGTGCTGATCGGCGCCGTGTTGTCCGCCGGCATCGCGCTGCCGCTGGCCTGGCCACTGCAGGCGTCGGCCCATGACCTCTCGCTGCTGGCGGGCCTGGGCGTGTTTCAGCTGGCGATTCCCTGCCTGCTGGCGGTGCAGCTGGCCCGGGTGCTGCCGGCGCCCGAGGTCGCCTTGCTGGCCTTGCTTGAAGTGGTGTTCGGCGTGGCGTGGGCCTGGCTGGGCGCCGGTGAGGCTCCGTCGCTGGCGGTGCTGGGTGGCGGCGCGTTGGTGCTGGCCGCGCTGGTGGCCAATGAACTGCTGGGCCTGAGGCAGCGTCGCTGAAGCGCGGGGCGCCGGGCATGGCCGGGCCTGATGCCGGGCCGGCGCTGGCCGCCGCCGCGACAGCGGGCGCCGGCCGCTCACGCTAGCATGTCGGCACTCAAAACTCCGGAGACCTCATGACTGCCACCCTGCAGCTCGACCACTCGGACGGCCTGGTGCTTGCCCACAAGGCGGGCGACATCGGCCTGATCACGCTCAATCGCCCGCAGGCGCTCAACGCGCTTTCGCTGGCGATGATCCGCGACCTGACCCAGGCCTTGCTGGCCTGGCGCGACGACGCCACCGTCAAGGCGGTGCTGGTGCGTGGTGCCACGCAGGAAGGCAAGGGCGTGGCCTTCTGCGCAGGCGGCGACATCCGCTTCTTCCATGGCGCGGCGCTGCAGGGCAATCCGCAGGTGGACGACTTCTTCACCGAGGAATACAGCCTCAACCACTTGATCCACGTCTATCCGAAGCCCTACATCGCCCTGATGGACGGCGTGGTGATGGGCGGGGGCATGGGCATCAGCCAGGGTGCCAAGCTGCGCATCGTCACCGAGCGGACCAAGATGGCCATGCCCGAGACCAACATCGGGCTGTTCCCGGATGTGGGCGGTGGCTGGTTCCTGTCGCGCTGCCCGGGCCGGGTGGGCGAGTACCTGGCCTTGACCGGCCAGGTGATCGGTGCCGGCGATGCGATCGGGTGGGGATTGGCCGATGGCTTTGTCGAGAGCGCCCAGTTGCCCGGCCTGGTCGAGGCGCTGGTGGACCAGCCCCACGAGAACGGCGAGCAGGTGCTGGCCACGCTGCGCGCGCGGCTGCAAGCGGCGCCGGCGCCGGTGCAGGCGGCGCATCGGGCTTCGATCGACCGCCATTTCGGCGCGACCGATGTGCCGGCGATCGTTGCCTCGCTCGCCGCTGACTCCAGCGGCTGGGCGGCCGAGACCCTGGCAGTGCTGCGCAAGCGCTCGCCGTTGATGATGGGCGTCACGCTGGAGCAGATCCGCCGAGCTCGCAGCATGAGTCTGGCCGACGATCTGCGCATGGAGCGCGACATGGTGCGCCACTGTTTCGCCCTGCGGCCCGGTGCGGCGAGCGAGACCGTGGAAGGCATCCGCGCGCTGGTGATCGACAAGGACCACAGCCCGCGCTGGAACCCGGCAACAGTGGAGGAGGTGAGTGCCGAGATGGTGCAGGCCTTCTTCCGCAGCCCGTGGCCGGCGCATGCGCATCCATTGCGCGGGCTGGCTTGAGACACGGTGGCAAGGTTCCTGTGAGAGGGGGCCGCCTCGGCCCGTGGGCTTGCGCCTGGCGGGCGTGGTGCGCGCCGCCGCAGGCTGCCAGGCGGCGCCTGCCGTCGACCGGCGGCATGGCCTTCGCACAGGAGGTCGCGCGCGGGCACCAGGAGACGCCACACACGGCCCCCGTGACCGGGGCATAGGTCGTGTGATGGCAGCGCCGATGCCGCTGGCTGCACTGATGGGCTGCCCGGCGCCATGACGCTGGGCCCCCTACGGTCCAGGGGGCGCCGACCTGCCTAGCGCTCCCCCGCCTCCGGTTCGGTGAGGGGCACGTCGTTGCGCTTCAGCAAGTGCACCATTGCATCGGTGATCGCGGATGTCAGCAGCTCGTCGAGGCCCAAGGTCAGCGGCCTGCCCTCCAGCAACGGACCGAGCCGCTCGACGCTGCCGACATAGTCCTCCGTGTGGAAGTCATATCGGCCGAAGCCACCCTGCCGGTCGACCAGCAGATAGGTCGAGCGATGGTCATCGTCCGACCAGCGGCCGAAGCCGAAGTAGTTCGCATCAAGGTGGGCCACCTGTTGCGGCGAGAGTTCTTCGTCGGTGAAGTAGGGCCCGAAATTCCAGGCGATGGCCTTGCTCAGCGGATGCAAGCAGTCTCCGTACTCCGAAGACCGGTTGAATTCAAGCACGCGTCGGTCGCCCCAGCGACCGAACCGCGTCGACACGTCATAGATCGCGAAGCGCTTGCGAAACACGCCCTTCAAGGCATCAGGCAGGGTCCAGCCGAGCTTGGCTTCCATCGCCAGCAAGTCCGGCTCCGACACCGGCTCCTGCCACTCGAACAAACTGCCGTCGCGGTAGTACTCGTCGAACAGCACCTCATACGCTTCCCCGTCTTCGACGAATTCATGAAGGCTCAGGCAGAAGGCGGCGAACCGGTCCACCGCCTGCTGCCAGGTCTCGCCGGCAGGGCCTTGAAGATGTTGTAGGTATTCGTTGGGCATGTGGTTCCTCGGGAGGCCGCGCCCCTGGTGCGCCGACGATGGGCCTCCCATCCGGGCCTGCTCATGGGGGTGGTGCGCGGGCCGGCGCATTGTGGCATGGGCCCCGCATTCAACCGCCGGCCGACCCGCCATGGCACGCTGGCCGCCGCCGGGGCAGCGTCGGTCGCCGTGCATGGGGGCACGTTTGCCATGACGGTCATGCGATCGCCGCCCGCCCGCTTGGCTGCCGCCTGCGCCAATGCCTGGCGGGCAGCGGAGACCTCTCACCCGCCGGTCAGTTTCGCTCGATCAGGACCGTGTAGCCGCGGCCCCCGTTGTTGTCCCAATAACCGTGTCCGTCGACGGTGTAGTGGACGGCGACTTCAACCTGCTTGGCCTGGCCGATGTCGAGCCAGTAGTTCCATTCCTCCAAGCCCAGTTCGTTCGGGTTGGCCGCGTTGCTGCTGCCGCGGACGAAGTAGCTGTAGCTGAACCAGAAATACGGCGAGAAGGTGGCGGCCACGGTTTTTCTGCTGCGCCAGCCGTCGGTGGAATAGTGCACCGTGACCGCCTTGTCGACGCCCAGGTTGCGCACCGTCACCGAGCCACCGATGCGCTGGCTGGTGCCCACGCGGACGACCGGTTGGTAGCGGTTCAGGACCTGGATGCCGTCCTGCAGCCGCGAGCCGCTGTTGAGGTCCTGCCGGTAGGGATCTCCTTGCCGCTTGTCCCAGTAGGAGTTGCCGTCGACCTTGTATTCGATGGCGTACTCGAGCGTGCGCTGCCGGCCCCAGTAGCCGGTGCGCCAGTGATCGGCCACCCAGATGTCCTGCCCGGGTTCGGCGGCGCTTGCGAACCGCAGCGGGATCTGGAACCACTGGCCGTCCGCTCCCTTGAGGTGGGCGATGACTTCCCTTTGCTGCCCCAGGTTGGCGGCCTTCACCTGGAAGCTGAAGTTCTGGTGGTAGATCTGCGCCTTCATGGTCTCGATGCTGTGAGCCCGCAGCAGCTGCACTTCGTCGGCAGCCGATGCGGCGGAGCCGAGAAGCAGGGCGAATGTGCAGAAGAAGAAGGCTTTGAATGGAAGGGGGTGCTTCATATGGAAGATGTCTGTTCAATACGGGGGAAGTGACTGCCGCGGCATCGTAGGGACCCCACATCCGGGCGCCAACCGTCTGAAAGCAGGGGAACGGCCTTCCTGCGGCCGCAGAGCGCGGCGAGGAGAGGACGGGCATCGCTGGACGTGGCGCCGGACCGGTGGGCACAGGTGGGCAGGTGGTTCGCGGCAGTGCGTGGTGGCAGTCCTTGGCGGCATCTGTGCGGGATCTGACGCTCAGGGCGCGTCCTGCTGGCCAAAGGCGGGGAGGGCGCGGGGCGCCGGCTTCCCGCTTCGTACAATGGTGAACTGTCTCCGGGTGCACCGGCCCCGGTTTCCCGAAGTGCGACTCCGCGCCTGGAAGCGCTCAGAGTCGTTGTGCACGCCCCCGCTCTTGTCGTACCGTCACCCACCCTATGTCCGGCGCCTTGTCCTTGCATCCCTCGAAGTCCAGCCCGTGGAGGCTCAGCGTCGCCCCGATGATGGATTGGACTTCGTGCCCAGCGTTTATGCGGTGTGGCGCTGCTGCTGTAGCAATCGCGTAGCGTCCTCGCGCTGTTCGTCGATGTGCTTTGCCAGGTCCGAGACGTGGGCCGCCCACTTCGTCCCCAGCTTGAACACAGGGATCGGGAAGGTCTTCGCATAGATCTTGTTCTCGGCGGTGCGCTCGGTGATGCCCAGCAGATCGGCTACCTGCTTGAGGCTCATCACAGGGTTGCCGTCGTTCGTCATCAGCAATGCCAGTTCGGTTTTCATAGCGGTACGTCTTCGTCGTCCCAAATGGTGTCGGTGCTCTCGCCGAAGTCGCCGCGATGGCGGTGCTGCGGCGGTTCTTCATCAGGTGGCGCATTCCCCTGGTCAGGTTGACAGGGGTGGCCGGTCATGAATGTATGTTTGCGGCTGCTAACATGAGCGCCGCCAATAAACAGGGAGGTTTCATGGCTGACTTTTCGAAGTTCTACGAGTACTTCCGCGAGAACATGGCCGCGCTCGGGCTGCCGGCTCCGCAGGAGCTCTACGGCAATCTGACGCTGGCGCTTGGCAGCGTGACGGCTCTGGAGCTGTTCATCGAGAAATACGGGACCAAGGTGACCGTGCGCGAGCTGCTGGGCGCTGGCCTGCGAGCGGAGAAGCTGGCGACCGTTGGAGCGATGCAGGCGGCCGGCTACCTCGGCGCGGTGATCGGCAGCATTGCGGTGGCCACTGGCCGCTGCCTCGGCAACGGGGTCACAATCGGCGAGGTGTTGTTCTCCGCAACGAAGCACGGCATCAACAGCCCTTGGCTCGCGGCGCACTTGGCTCGGTACCCGGCCATTTACGACGCCCGGGTGCCGGCTCGGCAGCTCTACCGATACCAGGCGATGGCATGAAAGATTCACTGCTGCTCCTTGCAACGGGCCTGGCTGGCGCCGTGATGGCGTGGGCCTTCTTCCACTACCTGGGCGTGTACGCCGCGCTGGTGCTGCAGGTGGTCGTGTTTGCTGTCCTGATCATGGACAACCGAGACATGCGGCGGAAGCTGCGCGAGCACAACATCCCGCACCGGTGGGACGGCAAGACCCACCCGCCCAGGGAGCAGCAGGCCGGCCGATGAGCTGATGAGGTGCCAGGGGATTCGGTCGTCCTCCACCTCTCCGGCCGCCCAGGGCCGGGCGGACTCCCTGGCACGTGCGCGCCGGCTCATGGTGTTCCCCTCATGGCGTGCTCGGTCCGCCGGATGGCGTTGCCGATGGCTTCGGTGATCTGGGGGAGGACGGCGTCGCCGTAGGCGGCAATGCAGCTGCGAGCCAGCCGGGGGGGTACCCCATAAGCCACTCGCAGATGCCCAGCAGGGCCGCCGTTGAACCTAATTCGTCGCGGGCCGGTCGCTCGTTCGAGGGCAGCGCAGTGCCGAGCAACTTCCTCGTCCGATGCGCTGCTTCCCCGCTGATCTTCGTGGGGGTCAAGAGCAGGTGCACCTGCTCGTTCAAGGGCCTGGAGTTGCGTGCCAGGGTCGCGTCGCTCGCCTTCCCAGAGCGCCAATCCCTCTTGGTCGGGGTGGCAAGCATGGCCCGCATCTGCGTGACCAAGTTCTGCTTGGGCTTCCCGTTCCCTCTGCGGACGCCGAGGCTTCCCTTCGTCCCGTCCGATTTGATCGGCGTGCACAGCAACGAACCAGACCCGTTGGCGGAGATGCGGTGCTCCGGCATGGACAGCACCCACCATGAGTGGCCAGCAGGCGTAGCCTTCCGCCGCCAGTGCATCGAGCACCCAGTCAGCGCCTCGAGTTCGGATACCAGGGACATTCTCAGCAGCGACCCAACGAGGACGGACCTCTCCGACGATTCGGACGAAGTCTCGGAAGAGGCCGGTGCGCTCGCCATCGATGCCGCGGCCCTTGTGGTTGGCGGTGCTGGCGTCCTGGCACGGGGGGCTTCCGCAGATGACGTCGGGCAGATACCCAAGGTCTCCAAGAAGTCGAGCTGCTGTGACGGTTCGAACATCGTCGTACATCCTGACGCCCGGGTTGTTGTGGGCGAAAGCGCCGCGCCGCGCCGGGTCGATCTCGCAGGCGGCCACTGTGGTGAAGCCGGCCCGGTGCAGCCCGAGGGACCAACCCCCGGCCGCCCCGCAGAAGAGATCGAGCACCTTCATGTACGCTGCTCCTCTTCTTGGCCCTGCGCCTCCGGTGCGGCAGGTGCTGCGGCGCTGGCGCCGTGTGCCCGCTCGATGGCAGCCTTGAGGGCCTTCGGATCGGTGCCCTTGGCCGGCGTCACGATCACGTAGCCGCCTTCGATCCATGCGCCCTTGATTGGCGTCGGTTCGGCCGGCACTTGCGCCGCGGGAGTGTGGGGGCGGTCTGCTGGGCCAGGAGCGATAGACAGCAGGTAGCGCAGCCCGATCAGGACATCGTGGGCGCTCATTCGGTGATCCGCCACCGCCGCCTCCATGCTCTTGCACGTCTGCTTCCACTCCTTCTGCCACCGCTCCCACGTGGGAAGCCCAGGGGTCCCATAGAAGCGGGCAGCGGCCACCGGCTCCATCTGCTGCGGGCCGGCCGCGAGGGTGCGGATAGTAGAGGCGGCAGCCCTGGACCTGCGCCGCGTTTCTGTTGCCATTGCCCCGTGGAGCCTGTCGGCCCATAGGTCTAGCTCATCCGCCAGCCGCAGCGCCTCTTTGATTTGGTCTTGGTTCACGGCTGCTCCTTCAGGGCGGCGTCGATGGCCTCGTCGAGCGTTTCGTGTCGCAGCCACGACGTAGGCATGCCGAACCGCGGATCGTTATCGCGCAGGTAGGAGTAGCGGATGGCGTACTGGCGCACCAGGTCCAGCGACAGCGCGCGGTTGCATCCGCAGCAGTCAGCGCCGCAAGCGGGAGAAGCGCACAACGCCGGGGCCGGAGTCGCCGTCTCCAGCTGCTGCACGCGCTCCCGCAGCGCCGCGGCCTCACGGTGGGCCTGCTCGTTCTCGTGCTCCAGGCGGGCGATCTCATCGGCCGCCGCGCGCATGGCCAGGACGGACGGGGCGCCCATCAGCCGTTCCTTGATGTTCATGGTGTTCTCCGTGCGGAGGCCGGCGCTGGCCGGCCCGTTGGGTCAGCTGCCGTGCGTCTCGGCGAAGATGTCTGTGGCGTCCTTGGGCGCCGGCTCCATCTCTTCGCCGTCGTCCTCGTCGTCGTCGCCGCCGCGGTACCAGTCGCTGTCGCGGCTGCCGTCGATCAGCTCGGGTGCGGCCTTGGGCGGGGTGAGGGTGATCCGCACCTCATCGCCGATGAGCGTCGCCAGGTCGCCGATGGTCGGGCCCGACAGCTTCGACGCCTGGGCGCGGAAGTGCACCTCCACCGTGCCGCCCTCCAGCAGGTGGAGGCGGAACTGGTTGACGGAGCAGCCATCAAGCTCGATGTTCGAGTCGCCGCCGAGGCCGCGGTCGACGGTCAGCGCATAGCCGACGTACTCGTTGGACAGCTTCAGCGGCTGGTCGATCAGGCTGCAACGCAGCAGCGGCTTGTGCGAGATCGGCGCGACGCATTCCAAGGTGGTCTGCGTGTCCGGCTGCCGCGGCTCGGGCGCCGTGTAGAACATGTCCAGCAGCGCGCCGTGAAACTCCGACAGCACGGTGTTGGGCGCCACCCACTTGAAGGCGATGTCAGCCGCGGGCACATGCTCGTCGCCGTGCATCTCGCTGCGGACGTTCACGTTCTTCACGTGCACGGCGGTCATGGATTCGAGAGAGAACTGGGCCATGGTGGTCCTTGGTGGTGGGCGGGGGTTACTTAGACAGCTCGGCTTCGCGGGCCTTGAAGACCTTCACCAGGTCGTCGAACTGGTCGGGGGGGAGGGAGTCGCGGGCCTCGTCCAGGGCCAGGCCGGCGGTTTCGACGCTGGTGGCCTTGCTGATTGCGTCAGCGGCTTGGGCGTAGGTGACGGCCGGCGCGGCTGGCGGCAGCGTGGGGGCCGGTGCCTGCTCATCGTCCTCCGCCACGAACCGGAAGTCGCCGTCGATCACAGCGCTGTTCTGCTGGCTCACGCCAGCGTCGGCCAGTTCGTCGAGGCCTACAGCACGCTGGATTTCGATGGACACCGGCAGATACTTGAACAGCCGACGGATGGCGGTCTTCTTGGCCATCTCGTCGAAGTGCTTCATCCAAGGGTTGTCCTGCTTCTTGTACTGGACAGCGGTCCTGTATCCCTGGCTTTCGTTGCGCACGCGCTCGATGTCATGGCGCGTCATCACTTCAAACTGCACGCCACCGTCCTTCAGCTTGGCCACAGCGTAGACGTGCGTGAACTCGCCGCGCTCACCCTCGGCGGGAACATGCTCGATGGTCTCGTTGATGCCGAAGCGGTAGCTGAACGTGTCGTTCGCGTACACCGAGCGGGCGGTGAGGCTGACAATCTGCCCGCTGCGCCGGGCGAGGTCGATCATCCCGCGGTAGCCGATGATCAGCTGACACTCCGTGCCGACTACCTGCCATTGGTCGCCGACCTTCTTGCGCTTGTCGAACGGCAGTAGGTAGGCATGTCCGAGCGAGTTGCCGGGCTCCAAGCCGAGTTGGGCGCACTGGATGACTGCGCCGAGGAAGGACATCGGATCGCACTCGCCGAGCTTCGGCACCTTGCGCATTTCCGTGGTCGCAATGCGGGCCATCCGCTCCGCCGTCATGTGGCGGGGGAGGGCGGCCTTGATCTGGCTCTGCACGCCTGGGCTGGCGAGCAGGTGGGCGAGGTCCTTCGGCTTCTCCGCCACGGCGGTCTTGCCAGTGGCGGCGGCTTTCAGGGCGGTGGTCGACATGCAGGTCTCTCCTGTGGTGGTGGAATGGGTCAGCGGAGCCGGAACACGCGGCTCTCGGTGGTCTTGATGAACTGCTCGAAGAGGTCGGGGTGGGCGGCCTGGAATGCGCGCTGGTCGAAGCGGCGGGCCGTCTGCGTCTTCCAGGTAATGACGTCGCGCCCGTTGACGGTGAGGCGTGCCGCGCCGCCCATGGCGCGCTGCAGCGCTTCCTTGCAGCCGTCGATGCGGGCCTTCAGCTGGCCGGCCTCCGCCTCCAGCGCGCGCAGTTCGTTCAGCG
This genomic stretch from Eleftheria terrae harbors:
- the truB gene encoding tRNA pseudouridine(55) synthase TruB, with protein sequence MQAETTPIAPVARQRVPRRAVHGVLLLDKPLGLSSNDALQKVKRLLRAEKAGHTGTLDPLATGLLPLCFGAATKFSQVSLEADKTYRATLQLGVRTSTGDAEGEVLEQRPVEVVPQQLLQACMRFMGPIQQVPPMYSALKRDGRALYEYARAGIEVEREPREVTIFSIEVLKWQGSSLDIEVRCSKGTYIRTLAEDIGEALGCGAHLSALRRTGSGPVTLQGARTLAELEAMSEAERDACLQPVDALLADWPVLRLEAEDAGRFLSGMRRRTAHADAEQVRVYGPQPAAFLGSGSVRAGELISTRLLSPLEVQGLLNAQASQ
- the typA gene encoding translational GTPase TypA; its protein translation is MSKQIRNIAIIAHVDHGKTTLVDQLLRQSGTFRDNQQVSERVMDSNDLERERGITILAKNCAVSWQGTHINIVDTPGHADFGGEVERVLSMVDSVLLLVDAVEGPMPQTRFVTKKALALGLKPIVVVNKVDRPGARPDYVINATFDLFDKLGATEEQLDFPVVYASGLNGWATLEEGAVGTDLAPLFDAILKHVPPHEGDENAPLQLQICSLDYSTFVGRIGIGRVNSGTLKPMQDVAMFAGPDSAPKKCRVNQVLKFEGLERQQATSAGPGDIVLINGIEDIGIGVTLTSLDDPRPLPMLTVDEPTLTMNFCVNNSPLAGREGKFVTSRQIRDRLDRELQSNVALRVRDTDEDGVFEVSGRGELHLTILLENMRREGYELAVSKPRVVFHDVDGEKHEPIELVTADVEEQHQGGVMQALGLRKGELVNMEPDGMGRVRLEYRIPARGLIGFQNEFLNLTRGTGLISNIFDGYEAHKGDIEGRKNGVLISQDDGEIVTYALGKLDDRGRMFVKAGDPVYEGMIVGIHSRENDLVVNAVRTKQLTNFRVSGKEDAIKITPPIELTLEYAVEFIEDDELVEITPKSIRLRKRFLKEHERKRASRDAA
- a CDS encoding DMT family transporter, with the protein product MVGVTLLWSTAGVVTRHLEDARAFEITFWRSCFNAAFLLLALLALRGRALWRGMAVGGWPLWVSGLMWGVMYTCFMVALTLTTVANVLITMALSPLLTALIARFVLHHRLPARTWGAILVAGLGIGWMYGQQLSGGDARHLLGTLVALAVPVASAINWSVIQRSGRQAGGAGQDMLPAVLIGAVLSAGIALPLAWPLQASAHDLSLLAGLGVFQLAIPCLLAVQLARVLPAPEVALLALLEVVFGVAWAWLGAGEAPSLAVLGGGALVLAALVANELLGLRQRR
- a CDS encoding enoyl-CoA hydratase/isomerase family protein; translated protein: MTATLQLDHSDGLVLAHKAGDIGLITLNRPQALNALSLAMIRDLTQALLAWRDDATVKAVLVRGATQEGKGVAFCAGGDIRFFHGAALQGNPQVDDFFTEEYSLNHLIHVYPKPYIALMDGVVMGGGMGISQGAKLRIVTERTKMAMPETNIGLFPDVGGGWFLSRCPGRVGEYLALTGQVIGAGDAIGWGLADGFVESAQLPGLVEALVDQPHENGEQVLATLRARLQAAPAPVQAAHRASIDRHFGATDVPAIVASLAADSSGWAAETLAVLRKRSPLMMGVTLEQIRRARSMSLADDLRMERDMVRHCFALRPGAASETVEGIRALVIDKDHSPRWNPATVEEVSAEMVQAFFRSPWPAHAHPLRGLA
- a CDS encoding carbohydrate-binding protein: MKAQIYHQNFSFQVKAANLGQQREVIAHLKGADGQWFQIPLRFASAAEPGQDIWVADHWRTGYWGRQRTLEYAIEYKVDGNSYWDKRQGDPYRQDLNSGSRLQDGIQVLNRYQPVVRVGTSQRIGGSVTVRNLGVDKAVTVHYSTDGWRSRKTVAATFSPYFWFSYSYFVRGSSNAANPNELGLEEWNYWLDIGQAKQVEVAVHYTVDGHGYWDNNGGRGYTVLIERN
- a CDS encoding pyocin activator PrtN family protein, yielding MKTELALLMTNDGNPVMSLKQVADLLGITERTAENKIYAKTFPIPVFKLGTKWAAHVSDLAKHIDEQREDATRLLQQQRHTA
- a CDS encoding DNA cytosine methyltransferase, translated to MKVLDLFCGAAGGWSLGLHRAGFTTVAACEIDPARRGAFAHNNPGVRMYDDVRTVTAARLLGDLGYLPDVICGSPPCQDASTANHKGRGIDGERTGLFRDFVRIVGEVRPRWVAAENVPGIRTRGADWVLDALAAEGYACWPLMVGAVHAGAPHLRQRVWFVAVHADQIGRDEGKPRRPQREREAQAELGHADAGHACHPDQEGLALWEGERRDPGTQLQALERAGAPALDPHEDQRGSSASDEEVARHCAALERATGPRRIRFNGGPAGHLRVAYGVPPRLARSCIAAYGDAVLPQITEAIGNAIRRTEHAMRGTP
- the recT gene encoding recombination protein RecT, which translates into the protein MSTTALKAAATGKTAVAEKPKDLAHLLASPGVQSQIKAALPRHMTAERMARIATTEMRKVPKLGECDPMSFLGAVIQCAQLGLEPGNSLGHAYLLPFDKRKKVGDQWQVVGTECQLIIGYRGMIDLARRSGQIVSLTARSVYANDTFSYRFGINETIEHVPAEGERGEFTHVYAVAKLKDGGVQFEVMTRHDIERVRNESQGYRTAVQYKKQDNPWMKHFDEMAKKTAIRRLFKYLPVSIEIQRAVGLDELADAGVSQQNSAVIDGDFRFVAEDDEQAPAPTLPPAAPAVTYAQAADAISKATSVETAGLALDEARDSLPPDQFDDLVKVFKAREAELSK